In Gorilla gorilla gorilla isolate KB3781 chromosome 12, NHGRI_mGorGor1-v2.1_pri, whole genome shotgun sequence, the following are encoded in one genomic region:
- the MCFD2 gene encoding multiple coagulation factor deficiency protein 2 isoform X1: MTMRSLLRTPFLCGLLWAFCAPGARAEEPAASFSQPGSMGLDKNTVHDQEHIMEHLEGVINKPEAEMSPQELQLHYFKMHDYDGNNLLDGLELSTAITHVHKEEGSEQAPLMSEDELINIIDGVLRDDDKNNDGYIDYAEFAKSLQ; this comes from the exons ATGACCATGAGATCCCTGCTCAGAACCCCCTTCCTGTGTGGCCTGCTCTGGGCCTTTTGTGCCCCAGGCGCCAGGGCTGAGGAGCCTGCAGCCAGCTTCTCCCAACCCGGCAGCATGGGCCTGGATAAGAACACAGTGCACGACCAAGA GCATATCATGGAGCATCTAGAAGGTGTCATCAACAAACCAGAGGCGGAGATGTCGCCACAAGAATTGCAGCTCCATTACTTCAAAATGCATGATTATGATGGCAATAATTTGCTTGATGGCTTAGAACTCTCCACAGCCATCACTCATGTCCATAAGGAG GAAGGGAGTGAACAGGCACCACTAATGAGCGAAGATGAACTGATTAACATAATAGATGGTGTTTTGAGAGATGATGACAAGAACAATGATGGATACATTGACTATGCTGAATTTGCAAAATCACTGCAGTAG
- the MCFD2 gene encoding multiple coagulation factor deficiency protein 2 isoform X3, translating into MEHLEGVINKPEAEMSPQELQLHYFKMHDYDGNNLLDGLELSTAITHVHKEEGSEQAPLMSEDELINIIDGVLRDDDKNNDGYIDYAEFAKSLQ; encoded by the exons ATGGAGCATCTAGAAGGTGTCATCAACAAACCAGAGGCGGAGATGTCGCCACAAGAATTGCAGCTCCATTACTTCAAAATGCATGATTATGATGGCAATAATTTGCTTGATGGCTTAGAACTCTCCACAGCCATCACTCATGTCCATAAGGAG GAAGGGAGTGAACAGGCACCACTAATGAGCGAAGATGAACTGATTAACATAATAGATGGTGTTTTGAGAGATGATGACAAGAACAATGATGGATACATTGACTATGCTGAATTTGCAAAATCACTGCAGTAG